A section of the Paramisgurnus dabryanus chromosome 4, PD_genome_1.1, whole genome shotgun sequence genome encodes:
- the LOC141279795 gene encoding uncharacterized protein — translation MERYHRKMKRDEYPKMQPAPSTAEMEQDCPIDHCNDEEEAEVNHPVSREEYDDLCVRHRQLQEDYINLQQDCFKLRRENEGLSEELQNSKFSYRNVKSNTGQLLFFTGLTSVIFEWLLKKLSGSIEVSHQALPLEDQLLMVLMKLRMGLSNTDLAYRFHVTPSTVSNIYRMWISVMSVVLKPLIKWPNKGAILKNMPKMFKRHFKKCRCIIDCTEIFIARPSNLTARAQTWSNYKHNNTVKYLIAITPAGAISFLSPGWGGRVSDKQITKESGFLELLEPMDEVLADRGFLIRDELAAIGATLRIPHFTKGKKQLSAGEVDTSRQLSRVRIHVERVIGRWKNFKILQTVIPVSQVDMLDDVVIVCAALTNLCKSVVPKGRISK, via the exons ATGGAAAG GTATCACAGGAAAATGAAGAGAGATGAATACCCTAAAATGCAACCTGCTCCTTCCACGGCTGAAATGGAACAAGACTGTCCCATTGATCATTGCAATG ATGAGGAGGAAGCTGAAGTGAACCACCCAGTGTCGAGAGAGGAATATGATGATCTTTGCGTTAGACATCGTCAACTGCAGGAAGACTACATCAACCTGCAGCAGGACTGTTTTAAATTACGCCGTGAGAATGAAGGATTAAGTGAAGAATTGCAGAATTCCAAATTTTCATACAGAAATGTTAAGAGTAACACTGGACAATTACTGTTTTTCACTGGACTGACCTCTGTAATCTTTGAATGGctccttaaaaaattaagtggCAGTATTGAGGTAAGTCACCAAGCCCTTCCTCTAGAGGACCAATTGTTGATGGTCTTGATGAAATTAAGGATGGGCCTCAGTAACACTGATCTAGCATATAGATTTCATGTAACACCAAGCACTGTATCAAATATTTATCGGATGTGGATCTCTGTTATGTCTGTGGTCCTCAAGCCATTAATTAAATGGCCAAATAAGGGAGCTATACTTAAAAATATGCCCAAAATGTTCAAACGACACTTCAAAAAATGTCGCTGCATAATAGACTGCACAGAGATCTTTATAGCCCGACCTAGTAATTTGACGGCAAGGGCCCAGACCTGGTCTAACTATAAGCACAATAATACAGTAAAATATTTGATCGCCATCACTCCTGCTGGGGCAATTTCGTTTTTGTCTCCAGGGTGGGGTGGACGGGTTTCTGATAAACAGATCACCAAAGAGTCAGGTTTCCTGGAACTGTTGGAGCCTATGGATGAGGTTTTAGCTGATAGGGGATTTTTAATACGGGATGAGCTTGCAGCAATTGGTGCCACTCTTCGTATCCCTCATTTTACTAAAGGGAAAAAGCAACTGTCTGCAGGAGAAGTAGACACATCCAGACAACTATCTCGGGTTAGGATTCATGTTGAACGTGTCATTGGTCGGTGGAAAAATTTTAAGATTTTACAAACTGTTATTCCTGTGTCTCAGGTTGATATGCTAGATGATGTAGTGATTGTGTGCGCTGCACTAACAAACCTCTGTAAAAGTGTGGTTCCCAAAGGCAGAATTTCCAAATAA